One Desulfobaculum bizertense DSM 18034 DNA window includes the following coding sequences:
- a CDS encoding terminase gpA endonuclease subunit encodes MTAPFELYPGEVQVLASRPWMSTEEWAEKHFRLVTGRYSGQFFRHSLMPYARGIMRAWDDPTVRRIFLCGTSQTGKTTIAYACLAAEQWRDPAPAAIAMPDEKALRRVMEEKMAMHFRRSPELRAMLSDSALAVQRDRLLLKGATLWGIHMGSEMSMSSVTLKLLLIDEEDACQVPGAAQVVEERVTSYADSSKVIRLSKPRGAEGESSIWTAMKAECPVIYQWRAVCPACQTPQIMKLENIRVPKDVRDPKEILHRKLAWYQCEKCGFRWDDYRRDLAVAAGHWWTQRKVVRPLSVGFHMPSWISRNVSLSRVMHDWFAAVQDGTPRKMEQFDNAHCARPYKVQAVETREDTIREMIRPELPPLTVPQEAVVLTAGIDSQMTGFWFVVRAFARTGESWLVQYGWLTSWNDVEELLFNTRFPVQGRDDVQMAIWRAGIDMGGTKNLADAQGWSKTEEVKMWLIDQQEQGRGDIVHGIKGASRAMQQIVRPSTLPRDPKLPSRYQEPLTFYLLDTEALKDAIHFVRLRPDSRMPMWLHSETDDSYLRQMMAEKRVENRKTGKVVWDAGSRANHLFDCEVYAAACAHPDWTPSMRTLGDPNYIFTRKPEQQPKAQRPLRIRQPGRINPWANR; translated from the coding sequence ATGACGGCACCTTTTGAACTCTATCCCGGTGAGGTGCAGGTGCTGGCGTCCCGGCCGTGGATGTCCACGGAAGAGTGGGCGGAAAAGCATTTTCGCCTTGTGACTGGGCGTTACTCCGGGCAGTTTTTCCGGCATTCGCTTATGCCGTACGCCCGGGGCATTATGCGCGCGTGGGATGATCCGACCGTGCGGCGGATATTCTTGTGCGGCACCTCGCAGACCGGCAAAACCACAATTGCCTATGCCTGCCTTGCGGCGGAACAGTGGCGTGACCCTGCTCCGGCAGCCATTGCCATGCCGGACGAAAAGGCACTGCGCCGCGTTATGGAAGAAAAGATGGCCATGCACTTTCGGCGGTCTCCGGAGCTGCGCGCGATGTTGTCCGACTCTGCGCTTGCTGTGCAGCGTGACCGGCTTTTGCTCAAGGGGGCAACCCTGTGGGGCATCCATATGGGTTCGGAAATGTCCATGTCTTCGGTGACGCTGAAGCTTTTGCTCATTGACGAAGAAGACGCGTGTCAGGTGCCCGGGGCAGCGCAGGTGGTTGAGGAACGCGTGACGTCCTATGCGGACAGCTCAAAGGTGATTCGCCTGTCCAAGCCGCGCGGCGCAGAAGGTGAATCTTCCATCTGGACGGCCATGAAAGCAGAGTGCCCGGTGATTTATCAGTGGCGCGCTGTGTGTCCGGCCTGTCAGACGCCGCAGATCATGAAGCTTGAGAACATTCGCGTGCCCAAGGACGTGCGGGATCCGAAAGAGATTTTGCACCGCAAGCTTGCCTGGTATCAGTGCGAGAAGTGCGGCTTTCGCTGGGATGACTATCGCAGGGATCTTGCTGTGGCCGCCGGACACTGGTGGACGCAGCGCAAAGTGGTGCGGCCGCTGTCTGTGGGGTTCCATATGCCAAGCTGGATAAGCCGGAACGTGTCGCTTTCGCGGGTGATGCACGACTGGTTTGCTGCTGTGCAGGATGGGACGCCGCGCAAGATGGAGCAGTTTGACAATGCGCACTGCGCGCGGCCGTACAAGGTGCAGGCCGTGGAGACGCGCGAAGATACGATTCGGGAGATGATACGCCCGGAGCTGCCGCCGCTGACTGTGCCGCAGGAGGCCGTGGTCCTGACTGCGGGCATAGATTCGCAGATGACGGGATTTTGGTTTGTGGTGCGGGCCTTTGCCAGAACAGGGGAGAGCTGGCTGGTGCAGTATGGCTGGCTGACGTCGTGGAACGACGTGGAAGAGCTGCTGTTTAATACGCGCTTTCCTGTACAGGGGCGCGATGATGTGCAGATGGCTATCTGGCGCGCGGGCATAGACATGGGCGGCACAAAGAACCTTGCGGATGCGCAGGGCTGGTCCAAGACCGAAGAGGTCAAGATGTGGCTTATTGACCAGCAGGAGCAGGGACGCGGGGACATTGTGCACGGCATCAAGGGGGCGTCCAGAGCCATGCAGCAGATTGTGCGGCCGTCCACGCTGCCACGAGATCCCAAGTTGCCGTCCCGGTATCAGGAGCCTTTGACCTTTTATTTGCTGGACACGGAAGCCCTGAAAGACGCCATTCATTTTGTTCGCTTGCGTCCGGATTCTCGTATGCCCATGTGGCTGCACTCGGAAACGGATGACAGCTACCTGCGGCAGATGATGGCGGAGAAGCGGGTGGAGAATCGCAAGACCGGAAAGGTGGTCTGGGACGCAGGAAGCAGGGCGAACCACCTCTTTGACTGCGAAGTCTACGCCGCTGCATGCGCGCATCCGGACTGGACGCCAAGCATGCGTACGCTGGGGGATCCGAACTACATCTTTACTCGTAAACCAGAGCAGCAGCCAAAGGCGCAGCGGCCTCTGCGGATACGCCAACCCGGGAGGATAAATCCGTGGGCGAACCGATAA
- a CDS encoding CHC2 zinc finger domain-containing protein, which produces MGLALDVMSAAEREQIARELLTECKPARKAGKLSANCPFHSEGTPGNAFFYNPEEDYGYCFSCGQGGDLVSIFNAVTGRVPDDPEGFKEFVARYCKEGAEKLRGQISRREAQGWTPKKAELPPASWGDKALEFVVQANAELMNDEERLAQLLRWGITEGAVRELGIGWNDETTFRKFTHWGLPYEENDKGNERCIMLPRGFVFPGFRRGVPVRIHIRCEDPDMPDLPRYFQIMGSSNVLYLFGERKASVWVVVETVRDAMLLWQELSPLGVGSMAVGGVSVRPDTDAERILRSAEFIMVALDNDDAGARNSWHFEPWNERSRFSWCQRYAQASRWLVPAGIGKDAGDLPGAGVSVLDWFMAGVPAHIRRRLLRRQEEIRGGQNRG; this is translated from the coding sequence ATGGGACTGGCTTTGGACGTGATGAGTGCGGCAGAGCGGGAGCAGATTGCCCGGGAGCTGCTGACGGAGTGCAAGCCTGCACGCAAGGCGGGAAAGCTTTCTGCGAATTGCCCCTTTCATAGCGAAGGAACACCGGGCAATGCGTTTTTTTATAATCCGGAAGAGGACTACGGCTACTGCTTTAGCTGCGGGCAGGGCGGCGACCTTGTGAGCATTTTTAATGCCGTGACAGGGCGGGTGCCGGATGATCCAGAAGGCTTCAAAGAGTTTGTTGCCCGCTACTGCAAGGAAGGCGCGGAAAAGCTGCGCGGGCAGATTTCGCGGCGGGAGGCACAGGGCTGGACGCCAAAGAAGGCGGAGCTGCCGCCAGCGAGCTGGGGGGACAAGGCTCTGGAGTTTGTGGTGCAGGCAAACGCCGAACTGATGAACGATGAAGAGCGCCTTGCCCAGCTTCTGCGCTGGGGGATAACCGAAGGCGCCGTGCGGGAGCTGGGCATTGGCTGGAATGACGAAACAACGTTTCGGAAGTTTACGCACTGGGGCCTGCCCTACGAAGAAAATGACAAGGGCAATGAGCGCTGCATAATGCTGCCGCGCGGTTTTGTGTTTCCGGGCTTTCGCCGCGGCGTGCCCGTTCGGATACACATCCGCTGCGAGGATCCGGACATGCCGGATCTGCCGCGCTACTTCCAGATCATGGGCAGCTCGAATGTTTTGTATCTCTTTGGCGAGCGCAAAGCATCGGTCTGGGTTGTGGTGGAGACTGTTCGGGACGCCATGCTGCTGTGGCAGGAGCTTTCACCCCTTGGCGTTGGAAGCATGGCCGTGGGCGGGGTAAGTGTTCGGCCGGATACAGACGCGGAGCGGATTTTGCGCAGCGCGGAGTTCATCATGGTGGCCCTTGATAACGATGACGCCGGAGCGCGGAACTCCTGGCATTTTGAGCCGTGGAATGAGCGTAGCCGCTTTTCGTGGTGCCAACGCTATGCGCAGGCGTCGCGCTGGCTGGTTCCCGCGGGCATTGGCAAAGACGCCGGAGACCTGCCGGGGGCTGGTGTTTCTGTGCTGGACTGGTTCATGGCTGGTGTGCCGGCGCACATCCGCCGCAGGCTTTTGCGCAGGCAGGAAGAAATCCGGGGAGGGCAGAACCGTGGCTGA
- a CDS encoding DNA primase family protein — MPKNTAEIGQGTLGKEQEVRAASPSEECAAQDPLPQPSPGDVPFGGAPLEFELKRKAAESSVPLPETGWTQAEIRDAASSEIELERKEIWKRTLEQYADRLDGDPDAPPRAQELFSTVPETGHTVDAPYSRIMANLASLGDLGDAQMLQEQSGHEFCYDNTAQRWFRFNGVIWKRDGNRQVRREVSRLAEFYDKAAFQQKRKIREAGRGEVTEAKGVLRSIRSRSKALRGYSIDRVLDEAASGDNSMGIAGNEWDQHPELLACANGVIDLESGKLHRGDPKLYLRMASPYEYHGLHAEAEPFDEMLDMVFCGNAELRDYFERVVGCAATGLREKKIWCAYGPKGDNGKSILFETLAGVLGDFAGNLKVDLLLDQRKQQNEEPYLIALKGRRMAVASEPPKNSYFSLERVKMLTGSDTVTARGLYMPDPLEFKPVCKIFVHTNFVPRLKNADQAFLKRLVIVPFHASFVAPEAADPSRHMYPRKPEDKIKELFRQHGPGILSWVVRCARRYLRNRDLSEPECVRKAGSSYEQEYDTLGDFIRSCCELADSGIKTRAKVLYDVFALWLELEKGVPPERIIKSRSFNADMRQRFDDHDSNVLYFKGICLKPEYKGSAAELRAQWEKKADA; from the coding sequence ATGCCTAAGAATACGGCTGAAATTGGACAGGGCACGTTGGGAAAAGAGCAGGAAGTGCGTGCCGCTTCACCGTCAGAAGAATGCGCTGCGCAGGATCCACTTCCACAGCCTTCTCCGGGTGACGTTCCTTTTGGCGGTGCGCCACTGGAATTTGAGCTGAAGCGCAAAGCTGCGGAGTCTTCTGTGCCTCTTCCCGAGACGGGATGGACGCAGGCGGAAATACGAGACGCCGCAAGTTCTGAAATTGAGCTGGAGCGCAAGGAAATCTGGAAGCGGACCCTTGAGCAGTACGCAGACAGGCTGGACGGTGATCCGGATGCTCCGCCGCGTGCACAGGAACTCTTTTCTACGGTTCCGGAAACAGGGCACACGGTAGACGCTCCATATTCTAGAATCATGGCCAACCTTGCTTCCCTTGGTGATTTGGGGGACGCGCAAATGTTGCAAGAGCAGTCTGGCCATGAATTTTGCTATGACAACACGGCGCAGCGCTGGTTTCGGTTCAATGGCGTTATCTGGAAGCGGGATGGAAACAGGCAGGTGCGCCGGGAGGTGAGCCGGCTGGCGGAGTTCTATGACAAGGCCGCGTTTCAGCAGAAGCGAAAAATCAGGGAAGCAGGGCGCGGAGAGGTGACGGAAGCCAAGGGCGTGCTGCGTTCTATCCGAAGCCGGAGCAAGGCGCTGCGCGGATACTCTATTGATCGGGTGCTGGATGAGGCTGCCAGTGGTGACAACTCAATGGGCATTGCCGGCAACGAGTGGGACCAGCATCCCGAGCTTTTGGCCTGTGCCAATGGCGTCATTGATCTGGAGAGCGGCAAGCTGCACCGCGGGGATCCGAAGCTCTATCTGCGCATGGCCAGCCCGTATGAGTACCACGGTTTGCACGCGGAAGCTGAGCCGTTTGATGAAATGCTGGATATGGTCTTTTGCGGGAACGCAGAGCTGCGGGATTACTTTGAGCGGGTTGTGGGCTGCGCTGCAACGGGCCTGCGAGAAAAGAAGATTTGGTGCGCCTATGGCCCAAAGGGTGACAACGGCAAGTCCATTCTCTTTGAGACGCTGGCCGGAGTGCTGGGAGATTTTGCAGGCAACCTGAAAGTGGATCTGCTGCTGGACCAGCGCAAGCAGCAGAATGAAGAGCCGTATCTGATTGCCCTCAAGGGGCGGCGCATGGCGGTGGCATCCGAGCCACCAAAGAATTCATACTTTTCTCTTGAGCGGGTGAAGATGCTCACCGGATCCGACACGGTGACAGCCCGCGGTCTCTACATGCCGGACCCGCTGGAGTTCAAGCCGGTCTGCAAAATCTTTGTTCACACCAATTTCGTCCCAAGGCTGAAAAACGCAGACCAGGCATTTCTGAAACGTCTGGTCATTGTGCCGTTTCATGCGTCTTTTGTTGCTCCGGAGGCTGCGGATCCGAGCCGACACATGTACCCGCGAAAGCCAGAGGACAAAATCAAGGAGCTGTTCCGTCAGCATGGTCCGGGCATTTTGTCGTGGGTGGTGCGCTGTGCACGGCGTTATTTGCGGAATCGTGATTTGTCGGAACCGGAGTGCGTGCGCAAGGCAGGAAGTTCATACGAGCAGGAATATGACACGCTGGGAGACTTCATTCGGAGCTGCTGCGAGCTGGCGGATTCTGGAATCAAGACGCGCGCCAAGGTGCTCTATGACGTGTTTGCGCTGTGGCTGGAGCTGGAAAAGGGCGTTCCACCAGAGCGCATTATCAAGTCACGTTCGTTCAACGCGGACATGCGGCAGCGCTTTGATGATCATGATTCGAATGTTTTGTACTTCAAGGGGATTTGCCTCAAGCCGGAGTACAAGGGCAGCGCTGCGGAGTTGCGCGCGCAGTGGGAGAAGAAAGCAGACGCCTAG
- a CDS encoding tyrosine-type recombinase/integrase: protein MRRTKYKKKGFEGVYYRESDKRRYRGHPDKSFEIIYRNKFGKLTSERVGWQSEGYSAELAREVRSERIRAIRHGDVLIDTEMTFGTAWAHFDKWIQINTKRFSNDQSMYRHHLKEKFAHLKLSQISPVDLESLKSDMFKEGKSPQMVTHALTLISRIYNKMNDLGLWRGANPVKRVKKPQFDSARVRYLSKEEADKFLQVLAVRNTQAHDMALLSLHTGMRLGEIRALRWGCVDIEERLVHVIASGKRETTKNFTSRDAFMSDAVHEMLQRYERPRNQFVFTNKWGRQHSDVPKTFKRVANQMFNEGVTDRRERITFHSLRHTFASWLALRGTPILTIRDLMGHKTLAMTERYAKLSPDARRGAIANVFS from the coding sequence ATGCGCCGCACAAAATACAAAAAAAAAGGCTTCGAAGGGGTCTATTATCGCGAGTCGGACAAGAGACGATATCGCGGACATCCAGACAAGTCTTTCGAGATAATTTACCGAAATAAATTCGGCAAACTCACCTCAGAACGAGTTGGTTGGCAATCCGAAGGTTACAGCGCCGAACTCGCCCGTGAAGTTCGCAGCGAACGGATTCGGGCCATCCGTCACGGCGATGTTCTCATAGATACAGAAATGACATTTGGGACTGCTTGGGCACACTTCGACAAGTGGATCCAAATCAACACGAAGCGGTTCAGCAATGATCAAAGTATGTACCGCCACCATCTCAAAGAAAAATTCGCCCACCTCAAGCTTTCGCAAATCTCCCCTGTCGACTTGGAGTCTCTCAAGTCCGACATGTTCAAAGAGGGCAAAAGTCCACAAATGGTGACGCACGCCCTCACCCTCATTTCACGCATCTACAACAAGATGAATGACCTTGGCCTCTGGCGCGGAGCAAATCCTGTAAAGCGCGTAAAGAAGCCACAATTCGACTCAGCCCGCGTCCGCTACCTGAGCAAGGAAGAGGCTGACAAATTTCTTCAAGTACTCGCCGTTCGCAACACACAGGCACACGATATGGCCCTGCTCTCCCTGCATACTGGTATGCGACTCGGAGAGATCCGTGCCCTTCGCTGGGGCTGCGTGGATATCGAAGAACGGCTTGTCCATGTCATCGCGTCTGGCAAGCGTGAAACAACCAAGAATTTTACCTCACGCGACGCCTTCATGTCCGATGCAGTCCATGAAATGCTTCAGCGCTATGAGCGACCACGAAACCAGTTTGTTTTTACGAATAAATGGGGACGGCAGCACTCGGATGTGCCGAAGACTTTCAAAAGAGTTGCGAATCAAATGTTCAATGAGGGGGTCACTGACAGACGCGAACGGATCACCTTCCATAGTCTGCGCCACACATTCGCCTCCTGGCTTGCGTTGCGCGGAACTCCTATCCTGACAATTCGCGATCTCATGGGACACAAGACGCTTGCCATGACAGAGCGCTACGCAAAACTGAGTCCTGACGCTCGGCGCGGAGCTATTGCAAATGTGTTTTCATAG
- a CDS encoding Fic family protein, with product MMEYQRIKDLPSNFNELQSETLSALAYVWREQFEKMKSSNLYKLFNEKLYRRWAIETGIIENIYDLDRGTTEILINQGFCESLISHGSSNKSPDFIINTLKAHRNTIDFLFDFVKRGRELTCSYIKELHQLLASTQETSIGKDQFHRKVSVELLKGTWKKYPNNPTRPNGEVFAYCPPEHVQSEMDQLVKLHQKHLSNGVPAEIEAAWLHHRFTQIHPFQDGNGRVARALASLVLIQNNYFPLVVPREFRLDYIQGLESADDGDLKPLIRMIVKFQRNEIKRALSIVDDVEHANAMNDLVKSFDSKIKQRQEEKYNSILEQSDQNAQKLINAALNRADKISSELNSIFDKFNGLVKYTSFACQNEEHTDHWFRNQIIKVAKEKDYFADTRTYRKWIRLTISNGGQHNIIFSFHCLGSNFTGTMCVSAFIFERLKDEGNETRETQAISLTDDVFIFTHKDDSEQLLLHFKKWIEEALMVGLAQIKEQI from the coding sequence ATGATGGAATATCAAAGAATTAAAGATTTACCCTCTAATTTCAACGAATTGCAATCTGAGACATTAAGCGCTTTAGCTTATGTCTGGAGAGAACAATTTGAAAAAATGAAATCAAGTAACCTCTATAAACTTTTTAATGAAAAGCTCTATAGACGATGGGCAATTGAAACAGGTATCATTGAAAATATTTATGATTTAGATCGAGGCACTACTGAAATTTTGATTAACCAAGGTTTTTGTGAAAGTTTAATTTCACACGGAAGCAGTAATAAGTCCCCTGATTTTATCATCAACACATTAAAAGCACACCGAAACACGATTGATTTCCTCTTTGACTTTGTAAAAAGAGGCAGGGAATTAACATGTTCTTACATAAAAGAACTCCACCAATTACTAGCCTCAACCCAAGAGACTTCCATAGGGAAAGATCAGTTTCATAGAAAAGTAAGTGTAGAACTTCTCAAAGGAACTTGGAAAAAATATCCAAACAACCCAACTCGACCCAATGGAGAAGTATTTGCCTACTGCCCTCCAGAGCATGTCCAGTCTGAAATGGATCAATTGGTAAAGCTTCACCAAAAGCATCTATCTAATGGTGTTCCCGCAGAAATTGAAGCAGCATGGTTACACCATCGATTCACTCAAATACACCCTTTTCAGGATGGAAACGGGCGTGTTGCCCGCGCTCTAGCATCTTTAGTTTTAATCCAAAATAACTATTTTCCACTAGTAGTCCCAAGAGAATTTAGACTGGATTACATTCAAGGCCTCGAATCCGCTGACGATGGCGACTTAAAACCTTTAATTCGAATGATTGTAAAATTCCAACGTAATGAAATTAAAAGAGCTTTGAGTATCGTCGATGACGTTGAACACGCCAACGCAATGAACGATCTAGTTAAATCTTTCGACTCAAAAATAAAGCAGCGACAAGAAGAAAAATATAATTCTATTTTGGAACAGTCTGATCAAAACGCACAAAAACTAATAAACGCAGCCCTAAATAGGGCAGATAAAATTTCTTCTGAACTCAACTCTATATTTGATAAATTTAACGGTTTAGTAAAATACACAAGCTTCGCTTGTCAAAACGAAGAACATACTGACCACTGGTTTAGAAATCAAATTATTAAAGTCGCAAAAGAAAAAGATTATTTTGCTGATACAAGGACATATAGAAAATGGATCAGATTAACGATCTCGAATGGAGGACAACATAATATCATATTCTCTTTCCATTGCCTTGGATCCAATTTTACAGGAACAATGTGCGTTTCTGCGTTTATTTTTGAAAGGCTTAAAGATGAAGGAAATGAAACTCGAGAAACACAGGCAATATCATTAACCGACGATGTCTTTATTTTCACACACAAAGATGACAGTGAACAATTATTACTTCACTTTAAAAAATGGATAGAGGAAGCACTTATGGTTGGCTTGGCTCAAATCAAGGAACAGATATAG
- the mntA gene encoding type VII toxin-antitoxin system MntA family adenylyltransferase antitoxin has product MPNNINETIIATLNPHPEIQLAFVFGSANTGKMRQDSDVDIAVLAKSKLTINMRLTLREELSLALRREVDIVDLFTAYGTILKQILTKGTLILNRSQRAYADLINRMVYDQADMEPLRRRIIEKSLQRGFYG; this is encoded by the coding sequence ATGCCAAACAATATCAATGAAACAATCATAGCCACATTGAATCCTCATCCAGAAATTCAGTTAGCCTTTGTTTTTGGCTCTGCAAACACTGGGAAAATGAGACAAGATAGTGATGTGGATATAGCTGTGCTTGCCAAATCAAAGCTGACAATCAACATGCGGCTTACACTCCGCGAAGAACTCAGCCTTGCACTTCGCCGAGAAGTTGACATCGTTGACCTTTTTACGGCTTACGGAACAATTTTGAAACAGATTCTCACTAAGGGGACACTCATTCTAAATCGTTCCCAGCGAGCCTATGCAGATTTAATCAACCGTATGGTTTACGATCAGGCCGACATGGAACCTTTGCGCCGCAGAATCATCGAAAAAAGCTTACAAAGAGGTTTTTATGGATAA
- the hepT gene encoding type VII toxin-antitoxin system HepT family RNase toxin: MDKEVVELKLLSLQRCIQRIKDKTPSDPEILSENFDLQDIIVLNLQRAVQISIDIATHILSDTSRVPSSMSEAFLLLAKENIISKDMAENMSKSVGLRNIAVHEYTSLDWDIVHAVALHHVDDFVYFGREISEWVSHKS, translated from the coding sequence ATGGATAAGGAAGTCGTCGAGCTGAAACTCCTTTCTCTCCAGCGCTGCATTCAGCGCATAAAGGACAAAACGCCCTCTGATCCTGAAATTCTTAGTGAGAACTTCGACCTTCAGGATATTATCGTCCTCAATTTACAACGTGCAGTACAAATCAGCATCGACATTGCCACCCATATTCTCTCTGATACCTCACGCGTTCCGAGCTCTATGTCAGAGGCTTTCTTACTTCTCGCGAAAGAAAACATTATCTCAAAAGATATGGCTGAAAATATGTCAAAAAGCGTTGGCTTAAGAAACATCGCAGTCCATGAATATACAAGTTTGGACTGGGATATAGTCCACGCAGTTGCCTTGCACCACGTTGACGACTTCGTCTATTTTGGTCGTGAAATTTCCGAATGGGTTAGTCACAAAAGCTGA